CCACCTCAGCCTTAGTCGACGCGGATTCGAGCTATCCCCGTCGCGCATTGTCTAGCTGCTACGCCCCTCGAGCCACCCAAGACGTATCACTCTTTTGCAACTTTGAGCGCTTGCACCCCTCCAAgacagcaccaccaccgcttcGTCCTTGATCAGCCGACGCGCGCTGATCCGGCAACCACCCTCCTCGGCGCGTCATGGATCCCAACATGTTTGGCAACAATTTCGCTGGCATGTTTGGCCAGCAACAACCCCAGCCTAACCCTACTGGTGGCGCTACCGGCACCATGGACGCCAACAACATGACCAGCATCAACCCCGCCATGTTTGGCGGCCTCGACCTCACCACCCTCCAGAACAATCCACAGCtagctgctgcgctgttacaacaacagcagcaacaacaacaacaacaacaacaacaacagcagcaggcttCGCAACCAAACACTCCTCAACAGCCGCGCTTTAACCCGGCCATGTTGAATTCTGCCATGATGGGCCTGGATCAGAACAATCAGGCGTCTGGTGGTATCAACATGCAAGCTCTCcagcgcgctgctgcagctggcgTCAATAATCCCACGGCCTCCTTCAATCCGCAGATGCTTTtgcaacaacaacaacaacaacaacaacaacaacaacaacaacagcagcagcagcagcagcaccagcaacgccaaggcacaccgcagcagcaacagccagGCCAAGTGTCGCGGTGGccacaacagcaacagcaacagcaacagcaacaacaacaacaaccGCAGCAACAGATGCAACAGAATCTGCTCACACAGCTGCAGAACAACGGAGGTGCCATGttcaacaacaacaacaacaacaacaacaacaacaacaacaacaacaacaacagcaacaacaacatcTTTGGTCAGATGGGTGGTATGGGGCATccacaacagcaacagcaacaacaacaacaatctcaacagcagcagttTGGTGCCAGCCAATTCAATCCCGCTGCCTTTGGTCTCAATCCGCAGACTATGGCCTTTTTCCAGCAGAACCCCATGCAGGCTATGCAAGCAATGCAGACGTTTGGTCAGCTCAATCCTGGTGCTTTCCCCCCGGGTGCTTTCAACCAACTCATGATGCAACAGCTTCAGCAGTCCCAAAACCTGTCCGGCGGCTCAAATCAGCCAACTCAAGTCCCCAACATGTTTCAGCAGGCTCAAAATGGCAACATGGCTGGCAtgctcgatccagctgcCTTGATGGCGGGTGCATCCAACCCACAACAGCAGCTAGCTATGTTTGGTGGCGCTGCTCCCGTTCCTGGCTCCTCGCCAGTCCGACCCAACTTGGCGCTtcaacaacagcagccgccAAACAGTCTTCCCTCGTATCTGCAGGCCAACAACCAGAACCTGAATCAGCCCGGTCAATCTTCGCCCGTCGCAACACATCAGCAGCCCGGAACGCCTCAGAACAATTCCAGCAACGGTACCGTTCCTTCCACCCCTACAGCCACcaccaagcccaagccGCCACGCAAGAAAGCCGAAAAAAAGTCCACCGCCAAATCGCAGCAAAACCAAAACCAGACACCAGTCATGCAACACGCCAATGCTCCTGGTACCACCAGCATGCACCCCTCTCCCAGCGCTTCATCCGTGACTGGTATGCCGGGTCCCTCACTCCCAGGCAGCGCTTTCGAACGCTCACGCAGCCATACCCGCTCTCCCAGCGTCTCCTTGGGCGGTCAAGGAACGCCATCACAGGTACATTCATTGCCTCCCGCCGTCCAAGCCATGtcacagcaacaacagcatcagcaacatcagcagcagcagcagcagcagcagcagcagccaccgcCGATaccgcaacagcagcaggtggtCCCGCCTAATTGGATGCCGAGTCTCAATccgcaacagcagcaagccgTCTTGTCCCGAGCGCTGACTCTTGCAAAGGCGCAGGAAGGCTCTGGTTTAACACCCGTTCATACACTTATGCAGATGGGCTACTTGTTCCTCAAGGCTTCCAGCTTGCCAGGCGGCTCACATCCGTCCATGATGCCCAACGGTGGTATGGTGCTCACCATTAATGAGGCGCGCGGACTCAACCTCATCCCTCAGCAAGGCTCTCAATCAGGACAAACAGGCGCCATGGCACAGCAacatcatcagcatcagcaccagcaccagcaacagcctcagcctcagcGGCAGCCTTCCTTCTCCGGTATGGCGAGCCAGCAACCACAGCAACCACTTGCACCATCACAGCAGCCACTCGGCTTTGGAGCTCCTCCATTGacgccgcagcagcaacaacaacagcaaaTCATGCTCGCCatgcagcaacagcagcagcacatgCACCCACAGTCTATGCACCAACCGCAGGCTCCTCTCGTCGCACcgcagcttggccatcCCCACGGCCAGCGATCTACCACGCCAGCAGGTCAGCACGCTTCTCCCTCGGCCATACATGCGCCTTCACCTATGGGCCCAGCAGGCGCCGTCTCGAGCCCTGGTATGGCCAACAAGTCCCGTCCACGCCAGCCAAGTCTCGCCCTCAGTACATCCAGCCGTCCAGACTCGCGTGGAGGGCTGGCGCCGCCTCCTTtccagcaacagccacagcaacaacagcacCATCAGCCAACAGCAGGCCCTCAAGGTCTGATGGCACCGCCGCCCGCTCCTGGCCACATGCCTCCAGCTATGGCACCGGGTATGGGCGCCATGCCCCAGGGCATGGTTCCTCCAGGTGTGCAGGGTGGCCAGCTGCCTCCGGGCTTTGGACCAGCTGGTGCGCCTCAGATGGGTCCAGATGCGACACCGCCcatgctcaagcagcaagcacgacaCCCATCTATGGCGCAGGATCCGTCGCTCGTTGCTACTCCGGAGCACCCCCGGCCATCGTTGGCTGGCACGGCTGCTTCCAGCATGGACGGCGTTGCTACCACGACACCGGATCCCATGATGTTGGCCGTAGCAAGCGCTGCCGCTGGTCAACCATCGGCTCAATCGCAGCTGATGGGCAGCTTTAGCAGCGCAACACCCACACGCAAAGCTCGCAAGGGCTCTCAGCCTGCTCCGACCGGTACGCCAGGTGCTGTGTGTACACCTGGCGATGGTGACACACCCGCGCTCTCCGATGCAGCCGTAGACGCTACGACGGCGACTGGCAAGCCCACAACACTGGCCGCCAACACTCCCGCTTTCATCCAAACCGTGCCTTCCAACTTGGCCAACATGCCCATGCTGCTTGGTGGACCAGCGCCGAAAGAGTCGGCGATCGGTACGTCTATTACTCACTTCAATACGCGtgtcaccaagctcgacgacgcgATGCGTCCTCAGCGTGCAGCCGAAGACGAGGGCGGTGCAGGTTCAAGCCAAGTCGACAAGGAGGATGGCGATCAAGTGTGGACGCCACTCACGGCGGAACAAGAGGCGGAGCTGGCCAGCATCATGAGGCGCGATCTCGAGTACGAAAAGCTCTtccgacagcagcagcaagagatGGAAACGTCGCTCAGGCACCGTATCGACAGCGTAAGGCCGCCACGAAGAAAGGCGTCAGATGGCAGCATCACCAAGCCCAAACCTCTGGCGTGGTGGGAGCGTcccgaggaggaggataCGTCGGGTCTGTCGCGCGATGTGTTCAGACCTTTCGGCGTGCTCTTCCCGAACCAGAAGCGAGCTGAGCTCGAACAGGGTCAGCGCGGTGCTCGTCCTCACATTCCTCTGAAGCGCTCGCTCATGGAAATGGTCTCGCAGCAGGGTGAAGATTTGGTCCCCATTCGCCTCGAGATTGACCACGAGCACTGGAAGTTGCGCGACACTTTCACGTGGAACGCTCAAGACTCGCACATCAATGTCGAGGCATTTGCCCAGTCGATTTGCGAGGACATCGGACTGCCTGCGTCCGTGTTTGTGCCGCAGATCAAAGAGCAAATCACCGCACAGATCCTGGATCACCAGAGCACCAGCGCATTCAAAGCCAAGCCTACGTTTGATTTAAACATCGACACCAAGGAGGGCAAGGGATCGCTCGACGACCAGGACCTTCGCTGGTGGTCCAAGTGGCGACGCAAAGTTGATCGTCTTCCTTTTGGCGCGGCTTCAGAACCACGCGCCAAAGGTGACGGTGACAATGCCGTGATGGAGGTGGACAACAGCagcgaagaggacgaggtgcgATCAGAACCGcccgagctcgtcgacacgaCTCCGGTCGAGGAACTGCGCATGATGATCAAACTCGATATCACCGTAGGTGCCATGAATCTGATCGATCAGTTCGAATGGgatgcgagcgagtcggatCCCGCAGCTGCTGAAAAGTTTGCCGAGGCCTTTGCCGCTGATCTGGGCCTTTCGGGCGAGTTCAAAACGGCGATTGCCCATTCGATCCGCGAGCAGGTCTCTGTACACGTCAAGTCGCTTGCCATGACCGGTCACACGTTTGATGGCCGAATGATTGCcgacgaagagctgcgTGCCGCTTTCCTGGGACCTGTCAGCAAGTCCAACTTGTCCAgaggcgagatcgagtcgtATCACTTTACgcctcggctgctgcagctcaccgaggccgagatcgagcgacTGGATCGTGAACGCGAGCGCGAAGCACGTCGAAAACGTCGACAGACGCGTGGTCGCCGCGGTATCAATCTGCCGGACCGCGATCCTCAAAAGACGCAAAGAACGCCAGCGGTGTACGGCATCCAGACGGCACAGACGGGTGCGGACAACGCTCTGCAGAGTGTCAATGGTCTCAGCGACCGGTACGGAGGCATGTCAACACggcgtgcagcagctgcagccgccaACGCCTCAATTGCGCCCTCGCAGGCGGTCGACATTAGCACGCCCACACCAGGCCCCGATGGACTTGGCCTGCCGGATCGCAAGAAGCCAAAGATCAACCATCACGCGATCCACTTTGACTTTCCAGGCGGTCTGGGTCGCAAATCGGATCCTGGTGGACCCAAGTTTGCGCCCGACTATATGGAAgaggaggccaagaagcgtgcGCGTTCACCCGAGAACCAGGCGACTGGCTCGCAGGTGGAAAAGCCTGCACCGAAGCTGGTCTCGCTGTCGTATGCG
The Mycosarcoma maydis chromosome 14, whole genome shotgun sequence DNA segment above includes these coding regions:
- a CDS encoding uncharacterized protein (related to SNF5 - component of SWI/SNF transcription activator complex); this translates as MDPNMFGNNFAGMFGQQQPQPNPTGGATGTMDANNMTSINPAMFGGLDLTTLQNNPQLAAALLQQQQQQQQQQQQQQQQASQPNTPQQPRFNPAMLNSAMMGLDQNNQASGGINMQALQRAAAAGVNNPTASFNPQMLLQQQQQQQQQQQQQQQQQQQHQQRQGTPQQQQPGQVSRWPQQQQQQQQQQQQQPQQQMQQNLLTQLQNNGGAMFNNNNNNNNNNNNNNNNSNNNIFGQMGGMGHPQQQQQQQQQSQQQQFGASQFNPAAFGLNPQTMAFFQQNPMQAMQAMQTFGQLNPGAFPPGAFNQLMMQQLQQSQNLSGGSNQPTQVPNMFQQAQNGNMAGMLDPAALMAGASNPQQQLAMFGGAAPVPGSSPVRPNLALQQQQPPNSLPSYLQANNQNLNQPGQSSPVATHQQPGTPQNNSSNGTVPSTPTATTKPKPPRKKAEKKSTAKSQQNQNQTPVMQHANAPGTTSMHPSPSASSVTGMPGPSLPGSAFERSRSHTRSPSVSLGGQGTPSQVHSLPPAVQAMSQQQQHQQHQQQQQQQQQQPPPIPQQQQVVPPNWMPSLNPQQQQAVLSRALTLAKAQEGSGLTPVHTLMQMGYLFLKASSLPGGSHPSMMPNGGMVLTINEARGLNLIPQQGSQSGQTGAMAQQHHQHQHQHQQQPQPQRQPSFSGMASQQPQQPLAPSQQPLGFGAPPLTPQQQQQQQIMLAMQQQQQHMHPQSMHQPQAPLVAPQLGHPHGQRSTTPAGQHASPSAIHAPSPMGPAGAVSSPGMANKSRPRQPSLALSTSSRPDSRGGLAPPPFQQQPQQQQHHQPTAGPQGLMAPPPAPGHMPPAMAPGMGAMPQGMVPPGVQGGQLPPGFGPAGAPQMGPDATPPMLKQQARHPSMAQDPSLVATPEHPRPSLAGTAASSMDGVATTTPDPMMLAVASAAAGQPSAQSQLMGSFSSATPTRKARKGSQPAPTGTPGAVCTPGDGDTPALSDAAVDATTATGKPTTLAANTPAFIQTVPSNLANMPMLLGGPAPKESAIGTSITHFNTRVTKLDDAMRPQRAAEDEGGAGSSQVDKEDGDQVWTPLTAEQEAELASIMRRDLEYEKLFRQQQQEMETSLRHRIDSVRPPRRKASDGSITKPKPLAWWERPEEEDTSGLSRDVFRPFGVLFPNQKRAELEQGQRGARPHIPLKRSLMEMVSQQGEDLVPIRLEIDHEHWKLRDTFTWNAQDSHINVEAFAQSICEDIGLPASVFVPQIKEQITAQILDHQSTSAFKAKPTFDLNIDTKEGKGSLDDQDLRWWSKWRRKVDRLPFGAASEPRAKGDGDNAVMEVDNSSEEDEVRSEPPELVDTTPVEELRMMIKLDITVGAMNLIDQFEWDASESDPAAAEKFAEAFAADLGLSGEFKTAIAHSIREQVSVHVKSLAMTGHTFDGRMIADEELRAAFLGPVSKSNLSRGEIESYHFTPRLLQLTEAEIERLDREREREARRKRRQTRGRRGINLPDRDPQKTQRTPAVYGIQTAQTGADNALQSVNGLSDRYGGMSTRRAAAAAANASIAPSQAVDISTPTPGPDGLGLPDRKKPKINHHAIHFDFPGGLGRKSDPGGPKFAPDYMEEEAKKRARSPENQATGSQVEKPAPKLVSLSYAQRNNVRPEDLERQHPNFHDGMWHCSNCGIPGTLAPGRRKGPLGDKSLCGPCGKYYHRHRKVIFLEYTRDPVVHMKQQQALNRKMGISNPLIDTALLNALGEQEDSTEPTSAADTPKPDGGAGGNDDPTGTDDNGMRRRGRPAASSRGASRGNGGDDDDRSDDEDLPFEMVGSPDDSDSSSRSSSAEPAPRSRKSASQPLANDEGSQIGRRAAAESARDKVTASFAAAEAAAIKTEADTGVGASEAADASKEAGDAVAAATASTDANASCTSSTGTGTGTSNSNSHSAVPVSMTEVTGSPSTSRAAVVMPTLSNASPRMAAIPGATPPDWLTESSAALKARYPNDRFEIQQRPRPAGVPPPPQPEWRVRCLDCPGKLYTPGPGESLTNFEIHLRNRLHRANVNKRVYGNSAPPAVAAGGGSPGAAAGSPHKSPSVAHAPAP